TAACTCGTCGAGCCTCCTATCACCACCACCGGCAGTGCATTCTCCGTAACCGCATAACTGCCCGTCGTCTCACAACCATTACCATCCGTTACCGTTACATCGTAATTCCCGCCACTGCTCACCGTGATCTGCTGCGTCGCTTCTGTGCCCGACCAGTTGTAGGTTACATATCCCGGCCCGGCATCCAGCGACACATCTGCCCCGCTGCAAAATTCAGTGTCCCCGGTGATTACCGGATCCGTTACCGTATAAATGGTCGTCAATATATCTGAGGTCGTTTCACAACCGTTGTTATCCGTGACCACCACGCTGTAGGTCGTCGCGGCATCGGCTTCGATCTGTGGGCTCAGGGCGCCGGTTGACCAAACATAAGCCGCAAAAGCATTGCTCACCTCCAGTGTGGTGGTCGTACCCGGACAAAAATCCGTCACCCCGGTGATCTGTGGATCTTCCGTTATATATTCACTCACCGTGACCATATTACTGCCCACGCAGCCATTGTCATCTTCTACCGTCAGTTCATAAATGCCCTCCGCACCTACCTCAAGGGTGGTGCTTGTCTCCCCGCCTGTCCAGCTGTAGGATACATATCCCGTCTCGCCTTCCAGCATCGTCGTCGTGCCCGGACAGTAACTCAGCGTTCCCGTGATCGAAGGTACCGGTAACGTATTTTCCGTTACTGTCATATCAGCACTGCCGACACAGCCGTTGACATCCGTGACCGAAACACTGATCATCCCCGCCGTCGATACCTCCGTGGTCGGGCCTGTTGTCGCATCCGACCAGGCATAACCTGTATAAATATCATCCACGAAGACCGTCGCCGTGGCGCCCGTACAGAAATTATCTGCTCCCTGTATCGATAAAACAGGATTGGCGTTCTCTACCACATCTACACTCGCCTGACCGCTGCATCCATATGCATCTGTCACCATTACCGTTACCTGACCCGGTGCCGTAACCTCCGTCATGGCGCTCACATCACTCGTACTCCAGCTATAACTCGCATAGCCACTGCCGGCAGACAGCGTAGTGGACGATCCTTCACAATATTCAAGTGACCCGGTAATCACCGGACTTAATTCTGCCTCCTCCGTCACCATGATCCCTGCACTTGCCTCACATCCGTTATTATCCGTTACCGTGACCCCGTAGGTTCCTGCCGTGGTCACCGTCAGGGTCTGATTTGTACTGTTGTCTGTCCATAGGTAAGCTGCAAAAACTCCCTCTGCCGATAACTCCGCGGCTCCGCCAGGACAATACGTCGTACTGCCTCCTATGCTTACCGTTGGAAGAGCATTGGTGGTCAGCGTCACCGTACTTTGAGCCGTACAGCCCGAGGCGCTCGTCGCCGTTACCGTATAGGTGCCGGCCTGGGTAAATTCAGGCGTTGCTCCCATCGTTCCATCCGACCATACATAAGTGTCAAAGCCCGGGGTCACCCCCAGGGTCACCGAACTGCCTTCACAGAATTCCGTGTCGCCCGTTATCGCTATATCTGTGGGCTGAAGGACCACTTCAAGAGGCTCACTCACACTCTCGCAGCCCGAGGCCGTAATTCCTGTCACACTATAGATCCCTATGGTATCAACCGTCAGTGTCTGACCCGTATCCCCGGTAGACCATTCATAACTCGCAAAGCCCGCATCCGCCGTAAGTAGCGTGGTGCCGCCTTCACAAACCTCTGCCGTGCCGCTTATCGTGATTGGCGCAGGCGGAAGGATCGTTACATCGGCAGAAGTGCTGCCCGTACAGCCGTTCGCGTCCGTTACCGTTACGCCATAAGTTCCCGCTGAGGTCGCCGTATAACTTGAAGAGCTGCTCCCGCCTGTCCAGGAATATCCTGAATAAATCCCCGTAAGGCTCAGCGTCGTGGTGCCTCCTTCACAGATCGACAGGGCGCCCGTGATCACAGGCGCCGGTGGAGTGCCCTGCGTTACCGTGACACTCGCCTGACCTTCACATCCTGTCGTATTTGTTACCGTGACGCTGTACGTCCCGGGGCTATTTACCGTGATCGTTGTACTGCTCAGTCCATTGGACCACGCATAGGAATTAAAGCCCGCTCCTGCACTTAAGGTCGTGCTGCCCCCGGCACATAACTGCGTATTCCCACTGATCGTCACACTCAGGGACGCGGCCAGGTTTACATCTATCGAGGCCTCTCCCATACAACCATTCACATCGGTTACCGTGACGCTATAGGTCCCAGGGTCGTTCACCCCGAGAACCTGTTGGTTCCAGCTGTTATTCCATGCGTAGGACGCATATCCGGAACCGGCATCGATGAACCCTGTCTCTCCCTGGCATATCGTTGAATTCCCGTTGATCGTCGGAACGGGGTTCCCATGCTGGATCACCTCAACAAAGGTTGATCCCACACAGCCTTCATCATTGGTCACCTCCAGCGTCACCACGCCGGGGGCCCCGATGATATATTCTGTTCCATTCGGCGAGCCCAGCCCGCCCCAATTATAGGAAATATACCCTCCATCGGCCATTAAGGTCGTATATCCATCTTCACAAAAACTCAAATCTCCACTGATCACTGGATTGGGAACCGCCGCCGCCGTGGCCGTAAAACTCCCTGTGGTCTCACATCCGTTATTGTCCGTAACTGTTACACTATAAGTCCCAAGGCCCGCCGCCGTCGTTTGCTGCGTTGAGGCTCCCGTTGACCAATTGTATCCCGAAAACCCGCTTCCTGCATCCAGCGGGGTACTTTGACCCGGGCACAAGGTATTGTCCCCTGTTATCGTCGGGGACGTTACCGCAAAATTATTTACCTGTACCGTCTGCTCTCCTGCACAGCCTTCCCCATCCGTCACCGTCACTGTATAACTTCCCGGACCGTTTACCGTGGTCGTCTGAAGGGTTCCCCCTCCCGTCCACTGGTAACTTACAAAACCGCCCCCCGCATCAAGCGTCGTGCTCGTATTGCCCTGTGGGCATACCGACAAAACTCCTGTTATATTGGGCTGGGGCAGTGCATTTTGGCTCACCGAAACACTACCCGTGCCCGTACAACCGTTCACGTCTGTCACCGTTACACTATAAGTTCCCGGAGCATTATAATTATTCGTCTGGCCGCTCCCGCCGCCTGACCATGCATAATTTACATATCCTCCCCCTGCATCAAGCGTCGTGGTCTGACCCGGACAGATCATCAGATCTCCTGTTATCATCGGTGTCGGGGGCGCTTCCTGTGTGATCGTAAACGACGTCGACCCCATACAGCCATTCGCATTCGTCACCGTTACACCGTAGGTGCCCGGCGTATTATATACATTCGTCTGGCCAGTGCCGCCGCCGCTCCAGCTGTAACTCGAATAACCCGGGCCCGCATCATATGTCGTCGCTATCCCCGGGCATATTGTCATATCCCCACTCACGCTCGGCGTCGGAAGCGGGTTTTCAGTCACCGACAGGGAAGTCTGACCTGTACAGCCGTTCGCATCCGTTACCGTGACCGATACCGTTCCTGGGCTGCTTACCGTCAGCGTCGACCCTGTACTCATATCCGACCATGTATAGCCTGTGAAACTCCCGCCACTTACCGATAACGTCGTACTGTTCCCTGCGCAAAAGGAGGCCGTCCCACTGATCACCGGAGCCAGAGGGGCCGCCTGCGTGACGTTTATCGTGCCTTCGTACAAACAGCCCCCGGATCCTTCTACTGTGACCCCATATGTCCCGGCGGAGCTCACCGTGATCATCTGCGTCGTCTCATTCGTACTCCAGTCGTAATTCATATATCCACCTCCCGCATCCAGCGATATGCTCCCGCCCGAGCACAATACTCCCGAGGGCGTGATCGCTACCGGGGATGTCGTGGCCTCTGTGATCACGATACTCCCCACTCCCGTACACATATTCGCATCCGTGACCGTGACCGTATAGGTACCCGCCGTCGATACCGTGATCGACTGCGTATTGGCATTCGTATTCCAGAGATAACCCGAGTACCCTCCGGGGGCGCTGATCACTACGCTGCCGCCCGTACAAAACGTCGGGCCTCCACTGATCGCTACATTGATTGGTGGAAGTTCTGTTACATTATAAGTCGCCACCCCTTCACATCCGTTGCCATCCGTGACCGTGACCGTGAATATTCCACTTGTGGATACCGTGATCGAAGGACTCGTGGCATTTGTACTCCAATTATAGGAACTCCAGCTGCCGGGGCTCAACGTAACCCCGGTGCCTGAACAGAACGAGGGATTCCCGCCGCTTGGCTGCGGGGGGGCAAGAGTGGTTACTGTAATATTATCCGTTCTGACACAAGTACCATCAGTCATGGTAATGGTGTAAGTAGCATTTACTGCAACACCATCTGGCAATAAGATATCCGGATTTAATACATTGGTGGCACTTAAATAGGAGAGCGCACTGGCAGGATTGGCTGTCCATACGTAGGTTTCAGCACCGGAGTTTCCATTTACTGTGGGAGAAAAGGAAGCCATTCCCCCCTGGCAAATATTAATATCAGGTCCTGTGGAAATGGATATCGTACATCCATCACAAATTATATAATCAGAAGCCTGGTTGGGTGAGGTGCCATCAAAAGTCAGGGACATTGCGCCACCATTGCCGCTATAGTCATTTATAAGAATTAAATACGTTTGTCCCGGCTGAACAACCAATCCTGGCTGGTATCCGCTATTAGACCCCGTATTAGAAAGGCCAGCAATATCGGAGGCTGAAAAATTACAAGTAATTGGACTTCCTAAATTACTGCAATCAGGATTGGGGCCCCACATGGCAAAATCGGTATCAACAGGAGTGCCCACTGATGTTGCCGTAAATTCCAAAACTGAGTTTGGTGGCATTGTGGCGTCAAAGGTAATTTCAAACCATTGGGAATTATCCTCCTGAGACAAAAGACATCCTGAATCGTTATTTGGATTGGCAAAATCATCAATTGGCCCTATGCCTGAAGGATCAAAAACCAATTGACCATCATTACAAATTTGTTCAGCAGTGCTGCAATCGGACTGTGAAAAAGATTTGAAGGAAAGGAACAGGAAAAGAAATACAATAAAAAGGATGTAATTTTTCTTCATAACTGATATAAGCGCATGTTAATTTTGTAGAAATAAAATCACTTTTACTTCTACATGAATAAATTTTAAACTTGAGTCGAAACTCATATAAGCCAACCTTTTAACCAACCTGGATGCGAAATTCAAAAGAAAAATAAGCCATAACTCTTT
This sequence is a window from Lewinellaceae bacterium. Protein-coding genes within it:
- a CDS encoding gliding motility-associated C-terminal domain-containing protein, which gives rise to MKKNYILFIVFLFLFLSFKSFSQSDCSTAEQICNDGQLVFDPSGIGPIDDFANPNNDSGCLLSQEDNSQWFEITFDATMPPNSVLEFTATSVGTPVDTDFAMWGPNPDCSNLGSPITCNFSASDIAGLSNTGSNSGYQPGLVVQPGQTYLILINDYSGNGGAMSLTFDGTSPNQASDYIICDGCTISISTGPDINICQGGMASFSPTVNGNSGAETYVWTANPASALSYLSATNVLNPDILLPDGVAVNATYTITMTDGTCVRTDNITVTTLAPPQPSGGNPSFCSGTGVTLSPGSWSSYNWSTNATSPSITVSTSGIFTVTVTDGNGCEGVATYNVTELPPINVAISGGPTFCTGGSVVISAPGGYSGYLWNTNANTQSITVSTAGTYTVTVTDANMCTGVGSIVITEATTSPVAITPSGVLCSGGSISLDAGGGYMNYDWSTNETTQMITVSSAGTYGVTVEGSGGCLYEGTINVTQAAPLAPVISGTASFCAGNSTTLSVSGGSFTGYTWSDMSTGSTLTVSSPGTVSVTVTDANGCTGQTSLSVTENPLPTPSVSGDMTICPGIATTYDAGPGYSSYSWSGGGTGQTNVYNTPGTYGVTVTNANGCMGSTSFTITQEAPPTPMITGDLMICPGQTTTLDAGGGYVNYAWSGGGSGQTNNYNAPGTYSVTVTDVNGCTGTGSVSVSQNALPQPNITGVLSVCPQGNTSTTLDAGGGFVSYQWTGGGTLQTTTVNGPGSYTVTVTDGEGCAGEQTVQVNNFAVTSPTITGDNTLCPGQSTPLDAGSGFSGYNWSTGASTQQTTAAGLGTYSVTVTDNNGCETTGSFTATAAAVPNPVISGDLSFCEDGYTTLMADGGYISYNWGGLGSPNGTEYIIGAPGVVTLEVTNDEGCVGSTFVEVIQHGNPVPTINGNSTICQGETGFIDAGSGYASYAWNNSWNQQVLGVNDPGTYSVTVTDVNGCMGEASIDVNLAASLSVTISGNTQLCAGGSTTLSAGAGFNSYAWSNGLSSTTITVNSPGTYSVTVTNTTGCEGQASVTVTQGTPPAPVITGALSICEGGTTTLSLTGIYSGYSWTGGSSSSSYTATSAGTYGVTVTDANGCTGSTSADVTILPPAPITISGTAEVCEGGTTLLTADAGFASYEWSTGDTGQTLTVDTIGIYSVTGITASGCESVSEPLEVVLQPTDIAITGDTEFCEGSSVTLGVTPGFDTYVWSDGTMGATPEFTQAGTYTVTATSASGCTAQSTVTLTTNALPTVSIGGSTTYCPGGAAELSAEGVFAAYLWTDNSTNQTLTVTTAGTYGVTVTDNNGCEASAGIMVTEEAELSPVITGSLEYCEGSSTTLSAGSGYASYSWSTSDVSAMTEVTAPGQVTVMVTDAYGCSGQASVDVVENANPVLSIQGADNFCTGATATVFVDDIYTGYAWSDATTGPTTEVSTAGMISVSVTDVNGCVGSADMTVTENTLPVPSITGTLSYCPGTTTMLEGETGYVSYSWTGGETSTTLEVGAEGIYELTVEDDNGCVGSNMVTVSEYITEDPQITGVTDFCPGTTTTLEVSNAFAAYVWSTGALSPQIEADAATTYSVVVTDNNGCETTSDILTTIYTVTDPVITGDTEFCSGADVSLDAGPGYVTYNWSGTEATQQITVSSGGNYDVTVTDGNGCETTGSYAVTENALPVVVIGGSTSYCIGGFTTLDAGVYANYLWSDGSTTATINVSSAEAFSVTVTDDNGCVGENSVMITEDTELSPVISGPLAYCETTTTTLNAGSGFATYQWSDTSTGQTLQVSSPGTYSVTVTDSGGCIGETSVDVTENALPIPQITGVLDYCAGSATMLDAGAGYTAYNWSTGAGSQQLTVSSPGQYSVAVTSAEGCVDSTMVEVIENPLPTPQITGGLEYCSGAGTMLDAGAGFASYSWSTGAVSQDLSVSSPGNYSVVVSNGFGCIDSTSVAVTENPLPSPQISGNLDYCSGFSTMLDAGAGFTNYTWSTGSNSQEVEVNSPGSYSVAVSNGFGCVDSTTVVVTENALPVPQITGVLDYCAGSGTTLDAGVGFTSYSWSTGAGSQNLVVSSPGSYSVAVSNSFGCVDSTTVMVTENPLPVFAISGTTYYCEGSSTMLEVTGTFTGFEWTDNTSSSTIMVTSPGLMGVTVTNEYNCAAYEEVLVEEIALPVSAAGVDQDLDCEVLTTVLGSDLTSAGPAYTYVWTGPGINAANENMLHPEVDMEGQYSLVVTDTVHQCVSEVSMIGVEDLAYVPLVSLEVNDELDCITEMVLIDGSGSQSGPDILYSWKDGLGNTIAEGSEPMIEVSQADIYSMEVMDMATGCHNMDSVEVSQNIDQPLAVAGDPGHLDCNVLSYTLDGTASETGPNISYSWTTAQGLISSGGNTATPAVTQPGLYVLTVLNTENGCEDTDEVMVTQDIAAPIANAGADQEIDCHSESVTINASGTSTGSNIVFTWSYGGSPIGENSLIFEVSAPGVYTLNVENEDNGCSAQSQVLVTLDAAAPTGILAEFDSPTCFGDADGSIVISGVMGGSSPYLYSINGSPFTASPSYQGLTGGVYNLVVQDVAGCEYEQELLLEDGNDLQLDLGEDIYINLGDDAAVDAILNVDPAELMSIVWEAPGVVDCGDCLSFTVQPLTTTNYSITITDDNGCAQTEEITIFVNRPHEVFIPNVFSPNGDGNNDILTILGGKDIEKIHSFLIFNRWGENVFEVYDFPPNDSGFGWNGYDRGKVYNAQVFTYFAEVEFIDGEVVLFQGDVTLMR